A single region of the Leptolyngbya subtilissima AS-A7 genome encodes:
- a CDS encoding SDR family NAD(P)-dependent oxidoreductase encodes MSINHLGLLGLVAIALLTIVLWLGRRWREQQYDLRGKTILITGGSRGLGLVMARQLVAAGARLAICARDEAELERAKTELVQQGGEILALICDVTHQTQVEQMVQQVSEQFGAIDILINNAGTDIVGPLENLTMQDYDDLMQLHFWAPLYATQAVLPGMRDRKAGRIVNISSVGGKVASPHMVAYCASKFALTGLSAGLHIELAQAGIVVTTVCPGLIYTGVNDHALFKGQRSKEYTWFSISESLPIISASPEKVARTAIAGMRRGAAEVVVPLPILLMARFYGLFPGLMTSLLSWGSRLLPGPVAGGEKRAFGRDSHSLWAPSWLTYLSDRAARRNNELPVQEPKSASEAEPVGSREQ; translated from the coding sequence ATGTCGATTAACCATTTGGGATTGCTGGGCTTGGTCGCGATCGCCCTGCTAACGATCGTTCTCTGGCTAGGTCGCCGGTGGCGCGAACAGCAGTATGACCTGCGCGGCAAGACCATTTTGATCACTGGGGGCTCCCGGGGGCTGGGTCTGGTCATGGCCCGCCAGCTGGTAGCGGCCGGGGCTCGACTGGCGATTTGTGCGCGGGATGAGGCCGAATTGGAGCGGGCAAAAACCGAACTGGTGCAGCAAGGCGGGGAGATTTTGGCCCTGATCTGTGATGTCACCCACCAGACCCAGGTCGAGCAGATGGTGCAGCAGGTCAGCGAGCAATTTGGGGCGATCGACATTCTGATCAACAACGCTGGCACTGACATCGTGGGGCCGTTAGAGAACCTGACCATGCAGGACTACGACGACCTGATGCAGCTCCATTTCTGGGCACCGCTCTATGCTACCCAAGCGGTGCTGCCGGGGATGCGCGATCGCAAAGCTGGTCGCATCGTCAATATTTCGTCTGTGGGGGGCAAAGTGGCGTCGCCGCACATGGTGGCCTACTGCGCCAGCAAGTTTGCCCTGACGGGGTTGTCGGCCGGATTGCACATTGAACTGGCCCAGGCCGGCATTGTCGTCACCACGGTCTGTCCCGGTTTGATCTATACGGGCGTTAACGATCACGCCCTGTTTAAAGGACAGCGCAGCAAAGAATATACCTGGTTCAGCATTAGCGAGTCGCTGCCGATCATCTCTGCCAGCCCAGAGAAGGTAGCTCGAACCGCCATTGCCGGCATGCGTCGGGGGGCGGCCGAGGTGGTAGTGCCGCTGCCAATTCTGCTCATGGCCCGGTTCTACGGCCTGTTTCCGGGGCTCATGACTAGTTTGCTGAGCTGGGGAAGCAGGCTGCTGCCGGGACCCGTTGCAGGTGGTGAAAAGCGGGCCTTTGGCCGAGACAGCCACTCGCTTTGGGCACCATCCTGGTTGACCTATCTGAGCGATCGCGCCGCGCGGCGCAACAATGAACTGCCCGTCCAGGAGCCGAAGTCGGCCTCCGAGGCCGAACCAGTGGGTAGCAGGGAGCAATAG
- a CDS encoding LysR family transcriptional regulator — MNLNKIKLSQLRALVTIAECGNFSEAALKLDVTQSTISHAIATLEDELGVTLLKRGRHGARLTSVGDRITAHARDVLSLLDTIGSEANQARGVQGGNLRIASFRSVATHVLPGAIARLHRRYPTIAISVHEMDEVHQLKQALFKGEVDICVAETIVDDDVETLHIFDDDYVALLPPGYCPKTGKLTVDDMRQMPIIGSSHSSCGLRIRTVLGAQEHPLEIAYCIRHDSSMVAMVQQGLGIAILPRLAAEPVPPDVQIVSMPFPISRPIGATILKDALHTPALYAFLDALREVGEFSRIKAV, encoded by the coding sequence ATGAACCTCAACAAAATCAAGCTGTCACAACTGCGGGCACTGGTGACGATCGCCGAGTGCGGCAACTTCAGCGAAGCGGCCCTCAAGCTCGATGTCACCCAGTCCACCATCAGCCACGCCATTGCCACCCTAGAAGACGAGCTGGGCGTTACCCTTCTGAAGCGGGGCCGCCATGGGGCACGACTGACGAGCGTGGGCGATCGCATCACCGCCCACGCCCGCGATGTGCTGAGCCTGCTCGACACCATTGGCAGCGAGGCCAACCAGGCCCGGGGCGTACAGGGGGGCAATTTGCGCATTGCCTCTTTTCGCAGCGTTGCGACCCATGTGCTGCCCGGGGCGATCGCTCGGCTGCACCGCCGCTACCCCACCATCGCCATCAGCGTCCACGAAATGGATGAAGTGCACCAACTGAAGCAGGCGCTGTTTAAGGGCGAAGTTGATATCTGCGTTGCTGAAACCATCGTTGACGACGATGTTGAAACCCTGCACATCTTTGACGACGACTACGTGGCCCTGCTGCCCCCCGGCTATTGCCCCAAAACCGGAAAGCTTACCGTCGATGACATGCGCCAAATGCCGATTATTGGCTCTAGCCACAGCAGCTGTGGCCTGCGCATTCGCACCGTGCTGGGTGCCCAAGAGCATCCTCTAGAAATTGCCTACTGCATTCGCCACGACTCGTCGATGGTGGCCATGGTGCAGCAGGGCTTGGGCATCGCCATTTTGCCGCGCCTCGCCGCCGAGCCGGTGCCCCCTGATGTGCAGATTGTCTCTATGCCCTTCCCAATTTCTCGGCCGATTGGGGCCACCATTTTGAAGGACGCCCTGCACACCCCCGCGCTCTATGCCTTTTTAGACGCCCTGCGGGAAGTGGGCGAATTTAGCCGCATCAAAGCTGTTTAG
- a CDS encoding EAL domain-containing protein, with product MRSIFSSRFRRGLESLLTLTAASLLVVSLSELGLLTPLVQAEYGLRFRLWGERPWADQVVLIAIDEPSLDALGAFPWPRRRYAELMQGLQRGRPQVVVFDLLFSDPSPDDAVFAEAIATHSAVILASAWDRDGRPLGLNPTLTEAALATGHILQRHQGGYIHSVEPMVGHRPALAIATAEALSLTQQAVSLPPLDRPLWVDWPGPTKALPTYSFVDVLEGRVPFQTFEGKVVLIGATALGLDDWATPFNVDPPASGIYLHGALIDNLLLQRWLRPVAGGWAGAIALALALSLKLQRRQGTFWQQGALVGGLVAGWWGTALVLMGANLWLPVVGPGLLLSTVGGLTLGQHWLRQTRWLRQMTTALQHRHSPEVLLPKPPTSAAALDQTGLVPQGDRASDLTQLVELTQQLGRSQAIQAAIARSLPLGLVAAAADGTVWFANPLATEWLDLAAGDRLGLALPPDWFEGDAWEQLWERVCRGQAVTHQLRQRGDRWYELRLESLAVGASPPADWPQGAIVLFEDITYRQQMETELRRLNDSLESQVEVRTRQLEQLNRSLHEQIAERQLAQHQLAYEALHDPLTGLPNRRQFLSHLGEQFGLPEPGLYAVLFLDCDRFKLINDSFGHWVGDELLKRVATIVQECVRPTDVVARFGGDEFTILLTTLDQAGDAIAVAQRIRQRFTEALHIQEHQLFTNTSIGIVIGGPDYQHPDELLRDADTAMYQAKINNQGYALFEPGMHLDVRRSLQIETALRLALERQEFQLHYQPILNLDTQQLMGCEALLRWLHPDRGLLFPDDFIAIAENTGMMAAIGAWVLREACTQMQRWRRRSLINADAVVSVNLSALQFAQPDFLAQVDSVLADSGLPADNLKLEITETVVIQNPEQVVPIIKTLRDRGIRLSIDDFGTGYSSLGYLQQLPVDILKIDRSFIANIHHSSQQYGIVETIIHLAAHLNIQVIAEGIEQFPQLESLTQLGCKFGQGFFFARPLSVSQFSQYLRNRDNGEGGW from the coding sequence ATGAGATCTATCTTCTCTAGCCGGTTTCGGCGAGGGTTAGAATCGCTGCTGACGTTGACTGCTGCCAGCCTGTTGGTTGTGAGTTTGAGCGAGCTGGGCCTGCTCACGCCCCTGGTGCAGGCCGAGTATGGGCTACGCTTCCGACTGTGGGGTGAGCGACCCTGGGCTGACCAGGTGGTGCTGATTGCCATTGACGAACCCAGTTTAGACGCGTTGGGAGCGTTCCCCTGGCCGCGTCGCCGCTACGCTGAGCTGATGCAAGGTTTGCAAAGAGGCCGCCCCCAGGTGGTGGTGTTCGACCTGCTGTTTAGCGACCCCAGCCCCGATGATGCGGTGTTTGCCGAGGCGATCGCCACTCATTCTGCTGTCATCCTAGCCTCCGCCTGGGATCGCGACGGGCGTCCCCTAGGGCTAAACCCGACGCTAACTGAGGCGGCTTTGGCCACTGGCCATATTTTGCAGCGCCACCAGGGTGGCTACATCCACAGCGTTGAGCCGATGGTGGGCCACCGGCCCGCCCTAGCTATTGCCACCGCAGAAGCCCTCAGCCTTACCCAGCAGGCCGTCTCCCTACCCCCTCTAGATCGCCCGCTCTGGGTTGACTGGCCCGGTCCGACCAAGGCGCTGCCCACCTACTCTTTTGTGGATGTGCTGGAGGGTCGGGTGCCCTTCCAAACGTTTGAGGGCAAGGTTGTGCTAATTGGGGCCACGGCCCTGGGGCTCGACGATTGGGCGACCCCCTTCAATGTTGATCCGCCTGCTAGTGGCATCTATCTGCACGGAGCCCTGATCGATAACCTGCTGCTCCAGCGCTGGTTAAGACCGGTGGCTGGTGGCTGGGCCGGGGCGATCGCCCTGGCCCTAGCCCTGAGCTTGAAGCTACAGCGGCGACAGGGAACGTTTTGGCAGCAGGGGGCGCTGGTCGGCGGCCTGGTCGCAGGCTGGTGGGGAACTGCCCTAGTGCTCATGGGCGCTAACCTGTGGTTGCCGGTGGTGGGTCCGGGGCTGCTGCTAAGTACCGTTGGCGGCCTGACCCTGGGTCAGCACTGGCTGCGACAGACCCGCTGGCTGCGGCAGATGACAACGGCATTACAGCATCGTCACTCACCCGAGGTGCTGCTGCCCAAGCCCCCAACTTCCGCCGCTGCTCTCGATCAGACTGGCTTAGTGCCCCAGGGCGATCGCGCCTCGGATTTAACCCAGCTAGTCGAGTTGACTCAGCAGCTGGGGCGATCGCAGGCAATTCAGGCGGCCATTGCCCGCAGCCTGCCCCTAGGGTTAGTGGCGGCGGCGGCGGATGGCACCGTGTGGTTTGCCAACCCCTTAGCCACCGAATGGTTGGATTTAGCGGCGGGCGATCGCTTGGGCTTGGCCCTGCCGCCCGACTGGTTTGAGGGCGACGCTTGGGAGCAGCTGTGGGAGCGGGTCTGTCGCGGTCAAGCGGTAACGCATCAGCTGCGCCAGCGGGGCGATCGCTGGTACGAGCTGCGGCTAGAATCGCTGGCTGTCGGTGCCAGCCCCCCCGCCGATTGGCCACAGGGAGCCATTGTACTGTTTGAGGACATCACCTACCGCCAGCAGATGGAAACCGAGCTGCGGCGGCTCAACGATAGCCTAGAAAGCCAGGTGGAAGTGCGTACGCGGCAGCTAGAGCAGCTCAATCGATCGCTCCACGAGCAGATTGCCGAGCGCCAGCTGGCCCAGCATCAGCTGGCTTACGAGGCGCTGCACGACCCGCTCACCGGGCTACCCAACCGTCGTCAGTTTTTGAGCCACCTGGGCGAGCAATTTGGCCTACCCGAGCCGGGGCTGTACGCGGTGCTGTTTCTTGACTGCGATCGCTTCAAGTTGATCAACGACTCCTTTGGCCACTGGGTGGGGGATGAACTGCTGAAGCGGGTGGCCACCATTGTGCAGGAGTGCGTGCGCCCCACCGACGTAGTAGCCCGGTTTGGCGGCGACGAGTTCACTATTCTGCTGACGACCCTTGACCAGGCGGGGGATGCGATCGCCGTGGCCCAGCGCATTCGCCAGCGGTTTACCGAAGCGCTGCACATCCAAGAGCACCAGCTATTCACTAACACCAGCATTGGCATTGTCATAGGCGGCCCCGACTACCAGCACCCCGACGAGCTGCTGCGCGATGCCGACACTGCTATGTACCAGGCCAAAATCAACAACCAGGGCTATGCCCTATTTGAGCCGGGCATGCACCTCGACGTGCGTCGCTCGCTCCAGATTGAGACTGCCCTCAGGCTGGCCCTAGAGCGGCAAGAATTTCAGCTCCACTACCAGCCGATCCTGAACCTCGATACCCAGCAGCTGATGGGGTGCGAAGCCCTGCTGCGCTGGCTGCACCCCGACCGGGGGCTGCTGTTCCCCGACGACTTCATTGCTATTGCCGAAAACACGGGCATGATGGCGGCGATCGGGGCCTGGGTGCTTCGAGAAGCCTGTACCCAAATGCAGCGCTGGCGACGGCGTAGCCTGATCAACGCCGATGCTGTCGTTAGCGTCAATCTGTCAGCGCTTCAGTTTGCTCAGCCCGATTTTTTGGCCCAGGTTGACAGCGTCCTCGCCGACAGCGGCCTGCCCGCGGATAACCTTAAACTCGAGATCACCGAGACCGTCGTGATTCAAAATCCTGAGCAAGTGGTACCGATCATTAAAACCCTGCGCGATCGCGGCATTCGCCTCAGTATTGACGACTTTGGCACTGGCTACTCTTCCCTTGGCTACCTGCAACAGTTGCCGGTAGATATTCTCAAAATCGATCGCAGCTTCATCGCCAACATTCATCACAGCTCACAGCAGTACGGCATCGTCGAAACCATCATTCACCTCGCGGCCCACCTGAATATTCAAGTCATTGCTGAAGGGATTGAGCAGTTCCCCCAGCTGGAGTCGCTCACTCAATTGGGCTGCAAATTTGGTCAGGGGTTCTTCTTTGCCCGCCCGCTGAGCGTCAGTCAATTCAGTCAATATTTACGCAACCGAGACAACGGGGAAGGCGGTTGGTGA
- a CDS encoding FecR family protein produces MSLRQLQGEVTLLRSNSTSPARAGDRLGQVGDGLRTGSRSTAVLDVDTDLGSLQVSERTELRIRTLETAADGGRITHLNVSRGQVRTQLRRFTNQGSEFEIETPAGISGVRGTEFGVSVQDDGKTGIATLSGAVETSAVGASVPVPGGYQNLILPGEPPTQPVPLRDDSGLEYERTVSFQGNTRVVTLTGRVDPVNTVFVDGAPQLVDRQGEFRLTRVATARLRVEVVVITPLGRQEVHEIYLL; encoded by the coding sequence ATGTCGCTGAGACAGCTACAGGGAGAGGTGACGCTGCTGCGTTCCAACAGCACTAGCCCTGCTCGGGCGGGCGATCGCCTCGGTCAGGTCGGTGACGGGTTGCGGACGGGGTCGCGATCGACCGCGGTTTTAGACGTAGATACTGACCTCGGCTCTTTGCAGGTTTCAGAGCGTACCGAGCTGCGCATTCGCACCCTCGAGACGGCCGCCGATGGTGGGCGCATTACCCACCTTAATGTGTCGCGGGGGCAGGTGCGTACTCAGCTGCGTCGCTTTACCAACCAAGGCTCTGAGTTTGAGATCGAAACCCCCGCCGGCATTAGCGGCGTACGGGGGACGGAGTTTGGCGTCAGCGTGCAGGACGACGGCAAGACTGGCATCGCCACCCTCTCCGGAGCGGTAGAAACCAGCGCCGTTGGGGCGTCGGTGCCGGTGCCTGGGGGCTACCAAAACTTAATCTTGCCCGGCGAACCTCCCACCCAGCCAGTACCCCTGCGGGATGATTCGGGTCTAGAGTACGAGCGCACCGTATCGTTTCAGGGGAACACTCGCGTTGTCACGCTCACGGGTCGAGTCGACCCCGTCAACACCGTATTTGTCGATGGTGCCCCCCAACTTGTCGATCGCCAAGGTGAATTTCGCCTGACCCGGGTGGCAACAGCCCGACTGCGAGTTGAGGTTGTAGTGATTACTCCCCTTGGCCGCCAGGAAGTCCATGAGATCTATCTTCTCTAG
- a CDS encoding type 1 glutamine amidotransferase produces MDILVVQHVEADPVGILGRYLEVKGAWLHTWLVPQRPTPPYGYYDALIVLGGQMNACEDDNFPHLARVAELIREFHSQGKPVLGICLGAQLIARAFGSRVYQNEVPELGFTPLFPTAAPEEPWLQDYPPGMPMMQWHFDTFDLPVGAKLLLTNSACKNQAFRIGSNIYGLQFHPEVTPQIVMDWIASNTEWIEANYPNLFEQLREQLVLHWVQSAQFTEKLANAWYDQVVTSAQTRSLLQQSSPI; encoded by the coding sequence ATGGATATTTTGGTCGTTCAACATGTCGAAGCCGACCCTGTGGGCATTTTAGGCCGATATTTAGAGGTCAAAGGAGCCTGGCTGCACACCTGGTTAGTACCCCAGAGACCGACTCCGCCCTATGGCTATTACGACGCTCTAATTGTGCTCGGCGGCCAAATGAACGCCTGCGAAGACGACAACTTTCCTCACCTAGCGCGAGTTGCAGAGCTAATTCGCGAATTTCATAGTCAGGGCAAGCCAGTGTTGGGCATTTGCCTAGGGGCTCAGCTCATTGCCCGTGCCTTTGGCAGCCGAGTTTATCAAAACGAGGTTCCAGAACTTGGCTTTACGCCCCTATTCCCAACCGCTGCCCCTGAGGAACCCTGGCTGCAAGATTACCCACCGGGGATGCCGATGATGCAGTGGCACTTTGATACCTTTGATCTGCCAGTCGGGGCGAAACTGCTGCTCACTAACAGTGCCTGCAAAAATCAGGCTTTTCGCATCGGCAGCAATATCTATGGCCTACAGTTTCACCCCGAAGTCACCCCGCAAATAGTGATGGACTGGATAGCCTCAAATACTGAATGGATTGAGGCTAACTATCCCAACCTGTTTGAGCAATTGCGGGAGCAGCTGGTGCTGCATTGGGTTCAGTCGGCCCAGTTCACCGAGAAGCTAGCCAACGCCTGGTATGACCAGGTAGTGACTTCGGCCCAAACAAGGTCATTACTTCAGCAAAGCAGCCCAATTTAA
- the glnT gene encoding type III glutamate--ammonia ligase: MVGMLTQAQSLVERAKALGIKFFLVSYTDLLGGTRAKLVPATQMAAVEKDGAFFCSFASNLGLGPEAAEIAAVPDPDSLIQLPWEPTVGWVASDVYFEGEPFPAAPRMILNRVIDQAAALGYTHKTGVEAEFFLLRQTEKGYEIADPKDTADRPCYDQLNLMRQFDLISTLVTYMEDLGWQPYQCDHEDANGQFELNWTYSDARTTCDRHVFFKYMVKTLAEQRGFTATFMPKPFSHITGNGGHVHNSLWQGDTNVFAEGADNGGLSPIGYNFLGGVLAHGKGLAALCAPTVNSYRRLGASTTASGSTWSPRYISYGGNNRSHLIRIPDKGRFECRMIDGAVNLYLATAGLLAAGLEGIKQQIDPGQRIDENLFARGDEFTNLQTLPHNLYEAMAALKQDALLMDMMGELGAKTFLEMKAKEWNAFNAQITTWEMDQYVNI; this comes from the coding sequence ATGGTCGGCATGCTAACCCAAGCACAGAGCCTAGTAGAAAGGGCCAAGGCCCTCGGCATCAAGTTTTTTCTAGTTTCCTACACCGATTTGTTAGGGGGCACTCGAGCCAAGCTGGTGCCCGCCACTCAAATGGCTGCAGTAGAAAAAGACGGCGCGTTTTTCTGCTCTTTTGCCTCCAACCTGGGCCTGGGGCCGGAGGCCGCAGAAATCGCCGCGGTGCCTGACCCCGACTCGCTAATTCAGCTGCCCTGGGAGCCTACGGTGGGCTGGGTAGCCAGCGATGTGTACTTTGAGGGCGAACCCTTTCCGGCTGCCCCGCGAATGATACTCAATCGAGTGATCGATCAGGCAGCAGCGCTGGGCTACACCCACAAAACAGGGGTAGAGGCAGAATTCTTTTTGCTGCGGCAGACAGAGAAGGGCTATGAAATTGCTGACCCTAAGGACACTGCCGATCGCCCCTGCTATGACCAGCTCAACCTGATGCGGCAGTTTGACCTAATCTCAACTTTGGTCACCTATATGGAGGACCTGGGCTGGCAGCCCTACCAGTGCGACCACGAAGATGCCAACGGTCAGTTTGAGCTGAACTGGACCTACAGCGATGCGCGGACTACCTGCGATCGCCACGTGTTCTTCAAATACATGGTCAAAACCCTCGCCGAGCAGCGCGGGTTCACCGCCACCTTTATGCCCAAGCCCTTTAGCCACATCACTGGCAACGGCGGCCATGTCCACAACAGCCTGTGGCAGGGCGACACCAACGTCTTTGCCGAAGGTGCCGACAACGGCGGCCTTTCGCCCATCGGCTACAACTTTTTGGGCGGTGTCTTGGCCCACGGCAAAGGGCTGGCTGCTCTCTGTGCTCCCACGGTCAACTCCTACCGTCGACTGGGGGCCAGTACCACAGCCTCTGGCAGCACCTGGAGCCCCCGCTACATTTCCTACGGCGGCAACAACCGATCGCACCTGATCCGCATTCCTGACAAAGGTCGGTTCGAGTGCCGCATGATCGACGGTGCCGTTAACCTCTACCTAGCCACCGCCGGCCTTCTAGCCGCCGGTCTAGAGGGCATCAAACAGCAGATTGACCCCGGCCAGCGCATTGACGAAAACCTGTTCGCCCGAGGCGACGAGTTCACCAACCTGCAAACCCTGCCTCACAATCTCTACGAGGCCATGGCCGCCCTCAAGCAAGACGCTCTGCTGATGGACATGATGGGAGAACTCGGTGCCAAGACCTTTCTAGAAATGAAAGCGAAGGAATGGAACGCCTTCAACGCCCAAATCACCACCTGGGAAATGGATCAGTACGTGAATATCTAA
- a CDS encoding YkvA family protein — protein sequence MNPSPQAFYDWYKRTLDNPKYRWLLAGATLLYLLSPIDISPDFIPIIGWIDDAAVASLFIAAMSQIALSGLNNKRSGLQADAPETAHTTVDVNYD from the coding sequence ATGAACCCCTCTCCCCAAGCTTTCTACGACTGGTATAAGCGCACCCTTGATAATCCTAAGTATCGCTGGCTTCTGGCCGGTGCCACGCTGTTATACCTGCTTAGCCCCATTGACATTTCTCCCGACTTCATCCCCATCATCGGCTGGATTGACGATGCTGCGGTAGCCTCTTTGTTCATTGCTGCCATGTCGCAGATTGCACTTTCAGGGTTGAATAACAAACGCTCTGGGCTCCAGGCCGACGCCCCCGAGACCGCTCACACCACCGTAGATGTCAACTATGACTAA
- the ftsH4 gene encoding ATP-dependent zinc metalloprotease FtsH4, with the protein MPVNKNPQPPRSRQIANIVLWAATGLLLLNIVFSGFFGSQTAREPYSMFIHRVQEQEVLRASVGQNEIRYQVKDATTGEAGDVYSTTPIFDLQLPQLLEDNGVEFAAVPPPKGQWFGSLLSWVIPPLIFIGVWRFFLARGGGGPQGALSIGKSKAKVYVEGDAGKITFDDVAGVEEAKAELVEVVDFLKTPQRFTDLGAKIPKGVLLVGPPGTGKTLMAKAVAGEAGVPFFSISGSEFVELFVGVGSSRVRDLFEQAKKQSPCIIFIDELDAIGKSRSSSSFYGGNDEREQTLNQLLTEMDGFEAGGTTVIVLAATNRPETLDPALLRPGRFDRQVLVDRPDLKGREAILKIHAKDVKLADTVDLKTTATRTPGFAGADLANLVNEAALLAARRGSTVVEQEDFGEAIERVVAGLEKKSRVLNDKEKKIVAYHEVGHALVGAMMPGTDEVEKISIVPRGMAALGYTLQLPTEDRFLRDEAELKGQIATLLGGRSAEEIIFGSITTGASNDLQRATDLAEQMVTTYGMSQVLGPLAYDRAQRNAFLDGGTPNARRPISEETAKAIDEEVKAIVEEGHQRALDILKQNRELLETLAQQLLEDEVIEGPPLREQLKQVQEPQLVG; encoded by the coding sequence ATGCCTGTAAACAAAAATCCTCAGCCGCCACGATCGCGCCAAATTGCCAACATCGTCCTGTGGGCCGCTACTGGCCTCCTGCTGCTCAACATTGTGTTCTCGGGGTTCTTCGGCAGCCAAACGGCCCGCGAACCCTACAGCATGTTCATCCATCGGGTGCAAGAGCAAGAGGTATTACGAGCCTCCGTGGGGCAAAACGAAATTCGCTACCAAGTCAAAGATGCCACCACTGGTGAAGCGGGCGATGTCTACAGCACAACGCCCATTTTTGACCTCCAGCTGCCCCAGCTACTCGAAGACAACGGCGTTGAGTTTGCTGCCGTGCCGCCGCCCAAGGGCCAGTGGTTTGGCAGCCTGCTGAGCTGGGTGATTCCACCACTGATCTTTATTGGGGTGTGGCGATTCTTCTTGGCCCGTGGTGGCGGTGGCCCCCAGGGCGCCCTTTCCATTGGCAAAAGCAAAGCCAAGGTCTACGTCGAGGGCGACGCAGGCAAAATTACCTTTGATGACGTGGCCGGTGTCGAAGAGGCCAAAGCCGAACTGGTAGAAGTTGTCGATTTCCTCAAAACTCCCCAGCGCTTTACGGATCTGGGAGCCAAAATTCCCAAGGGCGTGCTGTTGGTTGGCCCGCCAGGAACCGGTAAGACTTTGATGGCTAAAGCCGTCGCAGGTGAAGCAGGCGTACCTTTCTTTAGCATTTCGGGCTCTGAGTTTGTGGAACTGTTTGTAGGCGTGGGCTCCTCCCGCGTACGCGACCTGTTTGAGCAAGCTAAGAAACAGTCCCCCTGCATCATCTTTATTGATGAGCTGGATGCGATCGGCAAATCCCGCTCCAGCAGCAGCTTCTACGGCGGCAACGACGAGCGTGAGCAAACCCTCAACCAGCTGCTCACCGAGATGGATGGCTTCGAGGCCGGTGGCACCACCGTGATCGTGCTAGCCGCCACCAACCGTCCCGAAACCCTTGACCCTGCCCTGCTGCGCCCCGGTCGCTTCGATCGCCAGGTACTGGTCGATCGCCCCGATCTCAAAGGCCGCGAAGCCATCCTTAAGATCCACGCTAAGGATGTGAAGCTGGCTGACACCGTCGATCTCAAGACGACCGCCACTCGCACCCCAGGCTTTGCCGGAGCTGACTTGGCCAACCTGGTCAATGAAGCTGCCCTGCTGGCTGCCCGTCGCGGCAGCACCGTAGTCGAGCAAGAAGACTTTGGCGAGGCGATCGAGCGCGTCGTCGCCGGTCTAGAGAAAAAGAGCCGTGTGCTTAACGACAAAGAAAAGAAAATTGTCGCCTACCACGAAGTCGGCCACGCCTTAGTTGGCGCTATGATGCCCGGCACCGACGAGGTTGAAAAAATCTCCATTGTGCCGCGCGGTATGGCCGCCCTCGGCTATACCCTCCAGCTGCCCACCGAAGACCGCTTTCTGCGCGATGAGGCCGAGCTGAAGGGGCAAATTGCTACTCTGCTGGGCGGGCGATCGGCCGAAGAAATCATCTTCGGCAGCATCACCACCGGAGCATCCAACGACCTTCAGCGGGCCACTGACCTGGCTGAGCAGATGGTCACCACCTACGGCATGAGCCAGGTGCTCGGCCCCCTCGCCTACGATCGCGCCCAGCGTAACGCTTTCCTCGATGGCGGCACGCCCAATGCTCGCCGCCCCATCAGCGAAGAAACGGCCAAGGCGATCGACGAAGAGGTGAAGGCGATCGTTGAAGAAGGCCACCAGCGTGCCCTCGACATTCTCAAGCAGAACCGCGAGTTGCTAGAGACCCTAGCCCAGCAGCTGCTAGAGGACGAGGTGATCGAAGGCCCGCCCCTGCGCGAACAGCTCAAGCAGGTACAGGAACCCCAACTAGTTGGTTAA